The DNA region TCAGCGTAATCGATCGTTCATTTTCATAAAAGCTTTCGATCGTATTAAAGAACCACTCACTGAAGTTACTCAGTAGCTTTAAATCGGTGAAAAAAGCGGGGTCATAACTTGGGCTCTTTCCATCTAAGTAGTCATCACAATACTTTGCAATAGCTCTAAAAGGTCTAAGTAAGAGATCCGAGATATACATGCTTGTAAACACAACAAATATCAAATAGAGAGAAATCAGTGGAAATGTCTCAATCGCCCTTCTCGACACAAAATCATAATAGATCGATCGAAACTCCGGAAGATTTGTGTAACCGTGAGACTCAAAAAAAAGAAGAGTAATATTTAGGTTTACCGCGATGAAGTAGAAAGCTATTAAGAAGGTAAAGAAAGTTATCCCAGTAATTTTTAAAGTTGTTAGAAGTCTAAATTTGATTTCTTCATCTTCTAATGCTTTTTTAATATTAAAGACAACCCATAAATCTTTAAAGATCTTAGATGATAAGGTCCATAACTTCTTCACTAAACACTCCCTCAATATGTTTTCTTTTCGGGAGAAGAGGCCCTAATCATAAGAGAATTTGACATTTTTTTCAGTTTTGACCGGCTAAATGTCAAAAAATTCAATTAAATTAAAAATAAGAGTCAAGTATTTGCCCACATTACCGATATGGATTTTGTATAGGATTAAAGTCCCTCCCGGGATAAGGAGAGAACAAATGCAAGTCCGTAAGTTTGGCGAAAAAACCAGAATTACAGCTATTATTTTTCTACTACTGACACTTATGGTCTCTTGTGGGAAAAAGAATGTTGTTAGTTCATCTAACTCAGGTAATCTTTCTGGTTACGATCCGAATGTTAATACAGGTGGAACAGTAAATTCTAGCGAGATTTTAAGCATTATCAATCAAGTCTCTTGTACGCAAGGAACAAGATTAAATAATGTATATACTTATAACACTTCTGCTTCAGGAACGAGAACGACTCTTGCTGGAAACTTTGCAGAAGGACCTATTTCAGGTCCACTTTCAAAGATCTTCATTGGTGCAAGTATCTATGGGGATGTACTCGCTGTTGCAAAAGTAACAAACGGATCATCTGTCGTAGGTTATAATGTTTTCGTATCATTATGTTCATATACTCCAAATAATTTTCCTTATGTCGTTAATGAAAGAACTCTTTCAAATTTTAGAGCCCCTTATGGGATTGTTCTTGATGAAGACAACCACTGTGGTTATGGAAGTGTAGATTCAGCTCAAATGACGAGAATACTTAATAGTGGTCTTGAACAATATAATGGTTCTTATGTTGGATTAAGCCAGACAGATATTGTCACCACATTTAGAAAAGTAAATTGTAATTAAAAAAAGCTCCCAACTGGGAGCTTTTTTAATATAACGTTACTAGTTTTAAGTCGGGAAAATAATGTTTTAATATCTGCTTGTATGTAAGATTCTTAACAGCAAGCCTTCTCGCTCCGATTTGACACATCCCTACACCATGTCCTAAACCTTGACCTTTGAATTTAGCAACTTTCTTTTTAAAGTCATATTCAAAATCAAAGTGGTTGGAGTCGACAATTGTTCTTCCAAAGTACCGCCTAAAATAGGCCTTCTTAATCTTGTAAGGACGATCTCCTACATAGACTCTAACAAAGTTAGAGCTCTCTAAAGAAGAAAGGAAACGAAAGTTAGTTGCAGTTAAGTCCTTTTTAAAATCGAGATAATTCTTCTTCTCCACCCATTTTAAAAATTTATAAAGCCTCTTACTTGAAATTGTTCCATTCCACTTATTCTTGTCTTCACAAGCGCCACAATGAACAGCTTTATAACCATCTACTTTATTAGTCCATACTTGATCAGGTCGCAGAGTTCGTCCTCCACAACTAGCATGGAAAAAGACAGGAACAACCTTTCCTTCTTTTGTTACTAATACCTCACCCTTTGTTTTATAGGAGGCCAAGGCCGTCTTCTTTGTAGAATCAAAGAAGTTGCCACTCACTTGATGCTTTTCAGAACTTTCAAGGTCATAATATCCTTCATGTCCTAAACTTCTTTTTACTTGTTTGCTGTAGATTTTATGAAGCGCATAACTTCTAGCTGCAACAGCTTGGGCCTTTAGTGATTCAACTGGCCACTTAGCATTCATCTCTTTAGCAAGAAGTGTTGAGATATAATACTCTAGAGGTATTTCATTGATTACATCACAGCTTTCGCTCTCGGGATTTGTAACAACGTGAAGCTTCCCCTGAAATTTATTTTTCTCTAAACTAATTAGTCCGGTTGGAGAACTAAGAGAAGCCAGTAAATGAGGACGCTTCAAAGTATCATTAGCCTCATTGTTCGTTGTAAACCGCTTACAATTAAAACGAATTCTCTTTCGACCAGAATATTTTCGATAATCATTTTGGCTATGAATTGTTCTCTGTAAATCAAGTCCGCTAACTTGAACTTGTCCAAGATTCTTAGCAACTTTCACTTTGATTGACATTGGCGAGTATGCCAATGCACTCATGCAAAAAAAAGCAGTCGCTATTAATAGAGATATTTTCTTATAACTTCCTGTCATAAATTTCCAAAGGTCTCATCATGAGACCAACAACAATACTCTAATATTTAATCAAAAAAAGAAATTTGAAGCAAGCTATCCTAAAGTTGCTCCATAACTTTTTGCATATCAATCCAAGTTGTTCTCTTCATACTTGGATTGATCTCTAGGAAATCGGGATGAAATAGTGGCACAATTGAATAATTATGTTGTCCACTCTTTCCATTTATTTGACCCTGAAAGTTTTGGCCATGAACAATTGAGAGCCTCTCCTTCCT from Halobacteriovorax sp. GB3 includes:
- a CDS encoding SpoIID/LytB domain-containing protein translates to MSALAYSPMSIKVKVAKNLGQVQVSGLDLQRTIHSQNDYRKYSGRKRIRFNCKRFTTNNEANDTLKRPHLLASLSSPTGLISLEKNKFQGKLHVVTNPESESCDVINEIPLEYYISTLLAKEMNAKWPVESLKAQAVAARSYALHKIYSKQVKRSLGHEGYYDLESSEKHQVSGNFFDSTKKTALASYKTKGEVLVTKEGKVVPVFFHASCGGRTLRPDQVWTNKVDGYKAVHCGACEDKNKWNGTISSKRLYKFLKWVEKKNYLDFKKDLTATNFRFLSSLESSNFVRVYVGDRPYKIKKAYFRRYFGRTIVDSNHFDFEYDFKKKVAKFKGQGLGHGVGMCQIGARRLAVKNLTYKQILKHYFPDLKLVTLY